In a single window of the Candidatus Neomarinimicrobiota bacterium genome:
- a CDS encoding polysaccharide deacetylase family protein: protein MTTTTPTQFKAQMQGLKHLGFSFSTIMDHEPRNNEILITFDDGYSSIKTHAAPILEEVGGVATVFAISDYVGRKNSWDYFPEDKQVRHMPWSDLRELHDLGWEIGSHGRTHRRLINMSKKAIRDELITSKKQIEDQIGQEVTTFCPPFNAWNSDLLDQIEEAGYNRIAISYPLTGLPKWAGEFVPRLGVYLHDAPPLFLAKIMTNPLAPIAVLQQQLINLVGNGIILENWLKPKPK, encoded by the coding sequence TTGACCACTACTACACCCACGCAATTCAAAGCCCAGATGCAGGGTCTTAAGCATCTGGGCTTTTCTTTTTCCACTATCATGGATCATGAACCCCGGAATAATGAGATTCTCATCACATTTGATGATGGCTATTCCAGCATCAAAACCCATGCAGCTCCCATCCTGGAAGAGGTAGGGGGCGTAGCAACGGTATTCGCCATTTCCGATTATGTGGGAAGGAAAAATAGCTGGGATTATTTTCCAGAGGACAAACAGGTGCGCCATATGCCCTGGAGTGACCTCCGGGAATTACATGATCTGGGTTGGGAAATTGGATCCCATGGTCGGACCCACAGGCGCCTGATCAATATGAGCAAAAAAGCTATCAGGGATGAACTGATTACCTCCAAAAAACAGATCGAAGATCAAATAGGGCAGGAGGTCACAACTTTTTGTCCTCCTTTCAATGCCTGGAACAGCGATCTGCTGGATCAAATTGAAGAGGCTGGGTATAATCGAATCGCTATTTCATATCCCCTGACCGGCTTACCCAAGTGGGCTGGTGAATTTGTACCGCGTCTTGGGGTTTATTTGCATGATGCGCCGCCCCTTTTTCTGGCCAAGATCATGACGAATCCTCTGGCACCGATTGCAGTGCTACAGCAGCAATTGATCAATCTGGTTGGCAACGGAATTATCCTGGAAAATTGGCTTAAACCAAAACCTAAATAG
- the ald gene encoding alanine dehydrogenase, giving the protein MIVGVPKEIKPNENRIAMTPGGVELLVSNGHQVIVENNGGMNSGFANELYVEAGASIESDVDKIWAQADMIVKVKEPQPVEIARSRPGQIVFTYFHFAADEALTLDFLKAGAWAVAYETIENKKHLLPLLEPMSEVAGRMATQEGARFLEHFSGGRGVLLGGVPGVHPGTVLVLGGGTVGTHAAKMAAGMGAHVYMLDINLDRLRDLEDFMPKNVTMLYSSPATIRELLPKVDLVVGAVLLPGAKAPKLITREMLGLMKKGSVIVDVAVDQGGCVETCKPTTHENPTFFVDDVLHYCVANMPGAVPYTSTIALTNATLPYVVNLANNGVKAALKADDGFALGLNMVDGKVTCEAVAEAFGLEYTPVDQVLN; this is encoded by the coding sequence ATGATTGTCGGAGTACCTAAAGAGATCAAACCAAATGAAAACCGGATCGCAATGACCCCCGGTGGTGTGGAGTTATTAGTATCCAATGGGCATCAGGTTATCGTTGAAAACAATGGTGGCATGAATAGTGGTTTTGCCAATGAGCTGTATGTTGAGGCTGGCGCTTCCATCGAATCTGATGTGGACAAGATCTGGGCTCAAGCTGATATGATTGTGAAGGTCAAAGAACCACAACCGGTTGAAATCGCTCGGTCACGTCCTGGCCAAATAGTGTTTACCTATTTTCACTTTGCAGCGGATGAAGCATTGACCCTTGATTTTTTGAAAGCTGGTGCCTGGGCAGTTGCTTATGAAACAATTGAGAACAAAAAACATTTATTACCCTTACTTGAGCCTATGAGTGAGGTTGCAGGTCGAATGGCTACCCAGGAAGGTGCTCGTTTTTTAGAACACTTCAGTGGTGGTCGGGGAGTGCTGCTTGGTGGTGTTCCTGGAGTTCACCCTGGAACTGTATTAGTGCTGGGTGGTGGAACTGTAGGTACTCACGCAGCTAAGATGGCTGCTGGTATGGGTGCTCATGTTTATATGTTGGATATCAATTTGGATCGTCTCCGTGATCTTGAAGATTTTATGCCCAAGAATGTCACGATGCTGTATAGCTCACCAGCTACCATTCGGGAGTTGTTACCGAAAGTTGATTTGGTCGTAGGAGCTGTACTATTACCAGGTGCAAAGGCACCCAAATTAATCACTCGAGAAATGCTCGGATTAATGAAAAAAGGTTCTGTAATCGTTGATGTAGCTGTTGATCAGGGTGGCTGCGTTGAGACATGCAAACCAACCACGCATGAAAACCCAACCTTCTTTGTAGATGATGTGTTGCACTATTGTGTAGCCAACATGCCAGGTGCAGTACCTTATACTTCAACTATTGCATTGACCAACGCTACTTTACCCTATGTTGTGAATTTGGCTAATAATGGTGTTAAGGCTGCCTTAAAAGCGGATGATGGTTTTGCCCTTGGTCTGAATATGGTTGATGGCAAGGTAACTTGTGAAGCAGTGGCCGAGGCTTTCGGTTTGGAGTATACTCCGGTAGACCAGGTCCTTAACTAA